The nucleotide sequence GCTACCCCATTCTAAATtacaagaataaaaaggaatcacAGAAAAGGCCCTTACATTTGGTCTGTATTTCTGTCATCTTCCAAACAAATCTCCTAAGTACCCATCAGGGGAAAAGTCAAATTATATGACATAATCAAAATTCTTTTCTAGTAGGCCAGCAGTGCGATGAATTATTGTAGAAACCTTTTCCTTTGGAGAGGAAAAGAGCCAGGAAGAAGTTAATATAAATCTCTACACAGAAGACTGCCAGGAAAATGACTTCTAGTGATATAAACACGAGGCAGATGttttagaagaaatttaaaatttaattagacATAAAGTCTACAAGCTATTACCTGTATGAATGCAAGATGACAGCCATAAACTGGATTTTTAGAATCGACTTTGTTACCacctaaaaataacttttcttccaGTCCAGTAAGATAAAAAATGATCTGTGAACTAGCACAATGTAAGCATTTTCAGAAATTAAGCTATCGAACAATTGCTTTTAATTAATGAACATTAATAGTATCCTGGGggtcctgtgtggctcagttagttaagcgtctgactcttgatttcggttcaggtcatgatctcagggttgtgatattcAGCCCCAAATCATGTTCCTTGCTGGGCATGTAGtccacttaagattctttctccccctctgtccctcttccctccctctttaaaaaaacaaacgtTATCTTGATTTGACTAACTCGAAGCAACTCTTATGCTTCTTCTTTACCCCGTGGTCCAGGTTCTATTGAGTGAAGGTCAGAAGAAACTATCCTGATACTGGACTTCCTTAGTCTATGATAAGAATTGAAGCAAAATGATGATTTAAGAGTATCAAAGTTATGACCATTAAAGCTGCTCGTTTGATGTAGTTTGGCTGGCTATATTTGTAAACTAGATCACAACTCAAGAACATGGCAACATTATGAGATCCCCAGAAGTTTCAACTTAAGTTTTCTCATTATTCTTacaggtctttcattcattttctggTATTCTGTTTTGAATTAgatcttaaaaatcagaaaaaatagttttccaaTTCAAGGACTATATTtatgtgataatttaaaaaatttgtgccAAATACAAAACAACTCAATCCAATAAAAGGTTCTTTGGATTATTTAAGTAACTTAAGATCCCTCTTCTAAAACAGAAATTACAGTTTCATTTAAATCTACTCCCTACGCACTTCGTTGTGTTTTTTCCCACCTCAATGCATGAATGCAGTATATCATTCTCGGTATGTTTTTCCGGTCATATACATCTGTTGTTTCTGGataaaatatctggaaaacaaaagaaacaatatgttttattatgttttgtttttcaaagttacTTTAAATCTCCCAAATGATGGTACTTTGATTGTCTTTGTTGTATTTCCTTAAATGTAGAGGAACCTGCCCATTGTCGCTCCCTCCCTTTTGCTCTACAGGCAGACCCATGGGTGCATCTGGGCCCCTGACGGCATGACAGCATGCCTCCTAGTGGGCTTGGGAGagtgggggattcctgggtggccaCTCCAGGAGGCTGCATCCACAGGGCTAGTGGCACTTTCACTCCACAAGCTGTAAGCCTGgtcaggctctgctctctgtAGCAGGGTCATCCTGTGACTGCCTACAGGTACCCTACCCTGAGAAGGGTGTCTGTCTTATAGTGTTTTATTATAATGTTAAACACCTAACTACACACTTGTATAaacaggcatgcacacacacaagacatGCTGATACTATTTTCTGCTTGAATAATACATTTTACCAAATAAAATCTGGAAAGTAAATGAAGTATGAAAGAAGGCACTACCTATAATCTCATTTCCTAGATTGTTACCATTAGCATTTCAGTGTATTTTCTTCCAGGctttttcagtatatatatgtctctgattttttatatttatgtatgtatgtatgtgaaaaCAAAACTGTAATACTCTAAGCCCCAGTAATGCTATAGTAGATAGTATTATTATAGTACCATAGCAGAACATGACTATTTCCATCCTCTTCATTATTCTATtagaatgttatttataatagatgTTTGTGATTCTGTTATCTTTTTGAATGATAATTTAAGTCAGTTCTCTAAGGttgaactttttgtttgtttgctcccAATCTGTTCCTATTAAAAGTTTACTGCAATGAATATCCCTGCATTTTCTGAACACTTGATTACTTCTTTTGGATAAACAACTAAATATGCAGTTACTTAACCAGTAAGATTGAACAGAGGCTTTTAATACACATCAACACTACTCTTAAGCCTGAAACTAAAACCTTGAtaagaaacagattttagaaTAGGGCACCAAACTCCTCTATTCCCAAGCACCAAAAATGAGTCATTAGGCTTAAGGCTTCTAAGAAAAAGATAAGCATGCTGGCATTACCATTTTCagtagatattttataaaagttgacataaaaatgaaaattaagtccAGTATCATATGGTAGCACTTGATACTCAAATCTGATTTTCTATTAGGCACTGAAAAAAGCTGAGAGAAGAAAGCAGCGAAGTTTTCTCAGCCACAATGTATAGCCACAGAGTGCTTAAATAAATGTCTTCAGTGAAGGAAAGTTCAAGGTCTTTTCAACTTTCCCTCAAAATGTTTGCTGTTACAGCATCTGTCAGGAGAGGATTCTCAATTCAGAAGGACAGGACCAGGTTTCAAAGGCTAGCAGGAAAGTGGAAGAAATTTATAGCTCCCCACTCGCTTTCCTTTCAAAAAcctgtatttctttatatttctccatATGGAAATGcatattcctataaatatttgtttcatttcttttggaaaatcttGAATAAGATTTTTTAGCCAATACGGTAGGATCAATTCATAGAGTTCAccaggacattttttaaaaagattttatttatttactcatgagaggcacagagggagagagaaacaggcagagacacaggcagagggagaagcaggctctatgcagggagcctgacgcgggactcgatcccgggtctccaggatgaggccctgggctgaaggcggcgctaaaccactgagccacccgggctgcccctcaccaGAACATTTTGATCATCACCATACCCCCAGCATTAGCAGGATGCTGCGCATGGAAAAGGTAAGTGAAGACATTAGTAGTGGTCAAATACAGCCATCAATTCAGCACGCTATTGGTCACTCATCACTGCAATGTAATGTATTAATCACTTCATAAAAATCAGTGTTAAAACAGTATCTGCCACATGGATCACTTATTTGGTTTTAAGTTAAGGAAAACTTGGCCCAACACATGCCATTTGAAAAGCTTTAAGTCAAATCTATGAAACATAACAAAATGATCCTAATTTAAAGTATGTTGCCTCATAGAGaagaattttatttgaatttttctttattaatctgTTTGCTATCCAGTAAGGACTTGCTAAATGACAACCTAGAAATATGAATTCTATATTATAACTCGTTCCCAAACGGGAACAGTATTTAATGTTCCAGGCATTttcagagaagggaaaataatttgattCAAAATGCAAGGATAAATCAATATTggctattttgaaataaaatatgctgAGCTAAATCAGGTATAAGCTCAAACAGACTGAAAACTGTCATTTATAATCTACATTAagcaattttttgtttttgttgtggtggGTGGTGTTAATTCAAACCTGGATTAATAATAGCAAGACCTGGACCACTTCCACATCATTTCTTCAAAACAGGGGTACATAATAAGCAACAGAATGGAGTGAACTATCAATACCTACAAAGCCTGATGGATCTCAAGGGCATTACTGAAAGAAAGTCAAtctctctattccatttctttaacattctcaaaatgaccAAACCATAGAGATGGAGAATAGAGTAGGGGCTGTCAGGGAACAGGGCTAGAAAAGGAGGTGATGGTCAAGGCCTACTCCTCTGTGGTATCTGTACCTTAATTGTGGTGGTGGTAACACAAATATATTCATGGCATAAAATTGCAtagaaacatacacacaaaaatcactgcatataaaaatggtgaaaataaggTCTACAGCCTAGTTAACAGTAACACACTgatatccatttattattttactccAGTTAGTAGATGTAATCACTGGGAGAAGCGGAATCAAGAATATGCATAGATGGGTCAGGCGATTTGAACAAGATGAAGACGGAACCTAAGCTGGGCACAGGCAGTGGACGTTGTCCCGCTGAGAGCTGAAGATGGCAGTGAACTCAATGTCTGTCACCAGTGATAACCTAAGTCGACATGACATGCTGGCCTGGATCAATGAGTCTCTACAGCTGAATCTGACAAAGATTGAACAGTTTTGCTCAGGGGCTGCCTATTGTCAGGTTATGGACATGCTATTCCCTGGCTCCATTGccttgaagaaagtgaaattccaGGCTAAACTAGAGCATGAATACATCCAGAACTTCAAAATACTACAAGCAGGTTTTAAGAGAATGGGTGTTGACAAAATAATTCCTGTGGACAAATTAGTAAAAGGAAAGTTTCAGGACAATTTTGAATTTGTTCAGTGGTTCAAGAAGTTTTTTGATGCAAACTATGATGAAAAAGACTATGACCCTGTAGCTGCCAGACAAGGTCAAGAAACTGCAGTGGCTCCCTCCCTTGTTGCTCTAGctctgaacaaactgaaaaaaccTCTCCGCTCTAACAGTGCAGCTCCACACAGGCTCAATGCAACACCCAGAACTACTGCAACCCCCAAGGCTGGCCCGGGTGTGGTGCGAAAGAATCCTGGTGGGGGCAATGGGGATGATGAAGCAGCTGAATTGATGCAGCAGGTCAATGTATTGAAACTTACCATCGAAGActtggagaaaaagagagatttctACTTTGAAAAGCTAAGAAACATCAAATTGATTTGCCAGgagaacaaaggggaaaacaaCCCTGTATTGCAGAGGATCGTGAACATTCTCTAAGCCACAGATGAAGGCTTTGTGATACCTGA is from Canis lupus familiaris isolate Mischka breed German Shepherd chromosome 3, alternate assembly UU_Cfam_GSD_1.0, whole genome shotgun sequence and encodes:
- the LOC100682736 gene encoding microtubule-associated protein RP/EB family member 1-like, whose translation is MAVNSMSVTSDNLSRHDMLAWINESLQLNLTKIEQFCSGAAYCQVMDMLFPGSIALKKVKFQAKLEHEYIQNFKILQAGFKRMGVDKIIPVDKLVKGKFQDNFEFVQWFKKFFDANYDEKDYDPVAARQGQETAVAPSLVALALNKLKKPLRSNSAAPHRLNATPRTTATPKAGPGVVRKNPGGGNGDDEAAELMQQVNVLKLTIEDLEKKRDFYFEKLRNIKLICQENKGENNPVLQRIVNIL